A stretch of Microtus pennsylvanicus isolate mMicPen1 chromosome 5, mMicPen1.hap1, whole genome shotgun sequence DNA encodes these proteins:
- the Fads1 gene encoding acyl-CoA (8-3)-desaturase: protein MAPDPVPTPVPASPQLHQPRYFTWEEVAQHSEKKEPWLVIDRKVYNVSDFIRRHPGGRRVLYHYAGQDATDPFMAFHINKDLVRKYMNSLLIGELAPEQPSHEPTKNKALTDEFRELRATVERMGLLKANQLFFLLSLLHILLLDVAAWLILWIFGTSLVPFFLCAVLLSTVQAQAGWLQHDLGHLSVFSTSTWNHLLHHFVIGHLKGAPASWWNHMHFQHHAKPNCFGKDPDIKMHPLFFALGKVLSVELGKQKKKYMPYNHQHKYFFLIGPPALVPLYFQSYIFYFVFKRKKWIDLAWMLSFYVRFFVTYTPLVGLKGLLGLFFLVRFLESIWFVWVSQMSHIPMHINYDQNVDWVSTQVQATCNVEQSAFNDWFCGHLNFQIEHHLFPTMPRHNYYKVAPLVQSLCTKHGIEYKSKPLLSAFADIVHSLKESGQLWLEAYLHQ from the exons ATGGCTCCCGACCCGGTTCCGACTCCGGTCCCGGCCTCGCCCCAGCTACACCAACCGCGCTATTTTACTTgggaggaggtggctcagcactCCGAAAAGAAGGAGCCGTGGCTCGTGATCGATCGGAAGGTGTACAACGTCAGCGACTTCATCCGCCGCCACCCGGGGGGCCGTCGTGTCCTCTACCACTACGCGGGTCAGGATGCCACG GATCCTTTTATGGCGTTCCACATCAACAAGGACCTTGTAAGAAAGTATATGAACTCTCTTCTGATCGGAGAACTGGCTCCGGAGCAGCCCAGCCATGAACCAACCAAGAAT AAAGCGCTGACTGATGAGTTCAGGGAGCTGCGGGCCACGGTGGAACGCATGGGCCTCCTGAAGGCCAACCAACTCTTCTTCCTGCTCAGCCTGCTCCACATCCTACTCCTGGATGTGGCTGCCTGGCTCATTCTTTGGATCTTTGGGACATCCTTGGTGCCCTTCTTCCTCTGTGCAGTGCTGCTCAGTACAGTTCAG GCCCAGGCAGGTTGGCTACAGCATGACTTAGGGCACCTCTCAGTCTTCAGCACTTCTACATGGAACCACCTGCTACATCATTTCGTGATTGGCCACCTGAAG GGGGCTCCTGCCAGCTGGTGGAACCACATGCACTTTCAGCACCACGCCAAGCCCAACTGCTTCggcaaagacccagatatcaagaTGCATCCCCTCTTCTTCGCCTTGGGGAAGGTCCTTTCTGTGGAG CttgggaaacaaaagaagaagtaCATGCCATACAACCATCAGCACAAGTACTTCTTCCTGA ttgGCCCCCCAGCCTTGGTGCCTCTCTACTTCCAGTcgtatattttctattttgtttttaagcgGAAGAAATGGATA GACTTGGCTTGGATGCTCAGCTTCTATGTCCGCTTCTTCGTCACTTACACGCCCCTGGTGGGGCTGAAAGGACTCCTGGGGCTTTTCTTCCTTGTCAG GTTCCTGGAGAGCATCTGGTTTGTGTGGGTGTCACAGATGAGCCATATCCCCATGCACATCAATTATGACCAGAATGTGGACTGGGTCTCCACCCAG GTGCAGGCAACCTGTAATGTTGAGCAGTCAGCCTTCAATGACTGGTTCTGTGGCCACCTCAATTTCCAGATTGAACACCA CCTCTTCCCCACGATGCCACGACACAACTACTACAAAGTTGCACCTCTGGTGCAATCCCTGTGCACCAAGCATGGCATCGAGTACAAGTCCAAGCCCCTGCTCTCAGCCTTCGCTGACATTGTTCA CTCACTGAAGGAGTCGGGGCAGCTCTGGTTGGAGGCGTATCTTCACCAATAG
- the Fen1 gene encoding flap endonuclease 1, producing the protein MGIQGLAKLIADVAPSAIRENDIKSYFGRKVAIDASMSIYQFLIAVRQGGDVLQNEEGETTSHLMGMFYRTIRMMENGIKPVYVFDGKPPQLKSGELAKRSERRAEAEKQLQQAQEAGVEEEVEKFTKRLVKVTKQHNDECKHLLSLMGIPYLDAPSEAEASCAALVKAGKVYAAATEDMDCLTFGSPVLMRHLTASEAKKLPIQEFHLSRVLQELGLNQEQFVDLCILLGSDYCESIRGIGPKRAVDLIQKHKSIEEIVRRLDPNKYPIPENWLHKEAQQLFLEPEVLDPESVELKWSEPNEEELVKFMCGEKQFSEERIRSGVKRLSKSRQGSTQGRLDDFFKVTGSLSSAKRKEPEPKGPAKKKAKTGGAGKFKRGK; encoded by the coding sequence ATGGGAATTCAAGGCCTTGCCAAACTGATTGCTGATGTGGCTCCCAGTGCCATCCGGGAGAATGACATCAAGAGCTACTTCGGTCGCAAGGTGGCCATTGATGCCTCTATGAGCATTTACCAGTTCCTGATTGCTGTTCGTCAGGGTGGGGATGTGCTGCAGAATGAGGAGGGGGAGACCACCAGCCACCTGATGGGCATGTTCTACCGTACCATCCGCATGATGGAGAATGGCATCAAGCCTGTATATGTCTTTGATGGCAAACCACCACAGCTGAAGTCAGGTGAGCTGGCCAAACGCAGTGAGAGGCGCGCCGAGGCCGAGAAGCAGCTGCAGCAGGCTCAGGAGGCTGgggtagaggaggaggtggaaaagtTCACAAAGCGGCTGGTGAAGGTTACCAAGCAACACAATGATGAGTGCAAACACCTGCTGAGTCTCATGGGCATCCCATACCTTGATGCACCcagtgaggcagaggccagctgCGCTGCCCTGGTGAAGGCTGGCAAAGTCTATGCTGCAGCCACCGAGGACATGGACTGCCTCACTTTTGGCAGCCCTGTACTAATGCGACATCTGACTGCCAGTGAGGCCAAGAAGCTGCCCATCCAGGAGTTCCACCTGAGCCGAGTCCTGCAGGAGCTGGGTCTGAACCAGGAGCagtttgtggatctctgcatcctgCTGGGAAGTGACTACTGTGAGAGCATCCGGGGCATCGGGCCGAAGCGGGCTGTGGACCTCATCCAGAAGCATAAGAGCATCGAGGAGATCGTGCGGCGGCTAGACCCCAACAAGTACCCCATTCCAGAGAACTGGCTCCACAAAGAAGCGCAGCAGCTCTTCCTGGAGCCTGAGGTGCTGGACCCAGAGTCTGTGGAGCTGAAGTGGAGCGAGCCGAATGAAGAAGAGTTGGTCAAATTCATGTGTGGTGAAAAGCAGTTTTCTGAGGAGCGAATTCGCAGTGGGGTCAAGCGGCTGAGTAAGAGCCGCCAGGGCAGCACCCAGGGCCGTCTCGATGATTTCTTCAAGGTGACTGGCTCTCTCTCCTCCGCCAAGCGCAAGGAGCCAGAACCCAAAGGACCCgctaagaagaaagcaaagactgGGGGAGCTGGGAAGtttaaaaggggaaaataa